A genomic stretch from Erysipelothrix sp. HDW6C includes:
- a CDS encoding ABC transporter substrate-binding protein produces MKKYIISALITLLLVGCSAQKQTYTKNANGLIDVNIQIDGAAVPYYAPLYLAQEKGFFAEQGLNVNFYYASAAEIVKNVGSGNVEFGFPNADPVILGRANGVPVKIVHTTLQNGLGSVIFKDNSGIKDPRDLKGKTIAITSYGSPNYIQLKILLEQNGLTIDDVNIKIVGTGAIVNALVTEQVDAISFSMLRTYELRANGESVSEFRSNEFTTTYGNVVIVSDDFLNENPEIVDGFTAALNQSLAYIINGNLEEAVDIAIDNYAPNAKSGREKFVTIIEDAYVNGLWQSDDTAQYGFGYNNPERYTEFINNLYQFKLIKEPYDVYDLITPNGGPHE; encoded by the coding sequence ATGAAAAAGTATATTATCAGCGCACTCATCACCCTCTTACTGGTGGGATGCAGTGCACAAAAACAGACTTACACAAAGAATGCCAATGGGCTCATCGATGTAAACATTCAAATTGATGGCGCCGCAGTTCCTTATTATGCACCACTTTATCTTGCCCAAGAAAAAGGTTTTTTTGCAGAGCAAGGACTCAACGTTAATTTCTACTATGCCTCTGCTGCTGAAATTGTGAAGAATGTAGGGTCTGGAAATGTTGAGTTTGGATTTCCAAACGCTGATCCTGTGATTTTGGGACGTGCCAATGGTGTTCCTGTAAAGATTGTTCATACGACCCTGCAAAATGGACTGGGTTCGGTGATATTTAAAGACAATTCAGGAATTAAGGATCCCCGTGACTTAAAAGGTAAAACCATCGCAATTACATCTTATGGAAGTCCAAACTATATCCAATTAAAAATCTTATTGGAACAAAACGGTTTAACCATCGATGATGTGAATATTAAGATTGTCGGAACCGGAGCAATTGTTAATGCGCTTGTAACCGAACAAGTTGATGCAATTAGTTTCTCAATGTTACGAACATACGAACTGCGTGCAAACGGAGAATCTGTCAGTGAGTTTCGATCGAATGAATTTACCACGACATATGGGAATGTTGTGATTGTCTCCGATGATTTCCTCAATGAAAATCCTGAAATTGTCGACGGGTTCACCGCTGCTTTGAACCAATCTCTTGCTTATATTATTAATGGGAACTTAGAAGAAGCCGTTGATATTGCAATTGATAACTATGCGCCCAACGCCAAAAGTGGTCGCGAAAAGTTTGTAACAATCATTGAAGATGCTTATGTTAACGGTCTTTGGCAAAGTGATGATACGGCTCAATATGGATTTGGCTACAACAATCCTGAACGCTACACAGAGTTTATCAATAACCTTTACCAGTTCAAACTAATTAAAGAGCCTTATGATGTTTACGATCTCATTACACCAAACGGAGGCCCACATGAATAA
- a CDS encoding ABC transporter permease, with protein MKTVKQPYLKHPVVNTIISLSVFALIWQLYVQFFNVPHFMLPAPGSVLQETIYQFTSGDIWIHIGITLYEVLLGFIIGVLAGCAIAYALYKSEFLSDLFKPFLVFLQVAPKIALVPLFIVWFGLGMTSKIIVVFSMVVFPIIIGVESALRSIPRSYYDLLTVVKAEHKRTIIDLEIPYILPDVFASLKIAIVQAIIGATVAEWMSGQLGLGYIQSFASSTFNTPLLISGIVITIVLGVVLYQIIEFFEKKLIFWK; from the coding sequence ATGAAAACAGTTAAACAACCTTATCTCAAACATCCCGTGGTTAATACCATCATTTCCCTCAGCGTGTTTGCACTTATTTGGCAGCTTTATGTGCAATTCTTTAATGTTCCTCACTTCATGCTTCCCGCGCCAGGAAGCGTACTTCAAGAAACCATCTATCAATTTACATCAGGAGATATCTGGATTCATATCGGCATTACACTTTATGAAGTCTTACTTGGATTCATAATCGGTGTCTTGGCGGGATGTGCAATTGCCTATGCACTTTATAAATCAGAGTTCCTCAGTGACCTTTTTAAGCCATTTTTAGTTTTCTTACAAGTCGCACCGAAAATTGCTCTAGTACCACTCTTTATTGTTTGGTTCGGCTTGGGAATGACATCCAAAATCATCGTTGTGTTCTCAATGGTTGTCTTCCCAATCATAATTGGTGTGGAATCGGCGTTAAGAAGCATTCCCCGATCGTATTATGATTTATTGACGGTCGTGAAAGCTGAACACAAGCGAACCATCATCGATTTAGAGATTCCTTACATTCTTCCTGATGTCTTTGCTTCACTTAAAATTGCGATTGTACAAGCAATTATTGGCGCAACGGTGGCAGAATGGATGTCGGGACAACTTGGATTGGGATACATTCAATCGTTTGCCTCATCGACATTCAATACTCCGCTACTTATCAGTGGGATTGTAATTACAATTGTCTTGGGTGTTGTTCTTTATCAAATTATTGAGTTCTTCGAGAAGAAACTCATTTTCTGGAAGTAG
- a CDS encoding ABC transporter ATP-binding protein has protein sequence MNKPVVSVEKLNKTFVSQANEKVTALEDINLSVYENEFVSIIGPSGCGKSTLLRIVSKLETYDNGTITYNTEGPIDENIGFVFQDSVLFPWKTVYQNATFPLKVKKLENEKHLRYVDALLEKTGLSKFKNALPKELSGGMRQRVSIVRSLSYNPKLLLMDEPFGALDAITRDTLNLELAKITREEKMTVMFVTHDIEEAVFLSSKVIVMSARPGQIKEVVAIDLPSERTLELKTDPRFIEYTKQLRGLLNENS, from the coding sequence ATGAATAAACCAGTTGTTTCTGTAGAGAAATTGAATAAAACTTTTGTTAGCCAAGCTAATGAAAAGGTTACCGCATTAGAGGATATTAATTTATCCGTATATGAGAATGAGTTTGTATCCATCATTGGACCTTCAGGGTGTGGTAAGTCAACGCTCCTACGCATTGTCTCAAAGCTTGAAACGTATGATAATGGGACAATTACTTACAACACAGAGGGCCCTATTGATGAGAATATAGGTTTTGTGTTTCAAGATTCGGTCTTATTTCCATGGAAGACCGTATACCAAAATGCAACATTTCCTTTAAAAGTCAAAAAATTAGAGAACGAAAAACACCTTCGCTACGTCGATGCACTTCTTGAGAAAACTGGATTGAGTAAATTCAAGAATGCATTGCCTAAAGAACTGTCAGGCGGAATGCGTCAACGAGTCTCAATTGTGCGCTCCCTTTCTTACAATCCTAAGTTGCTATTGATGGACGAACCTTTTGGTGCATTAGACGCTATTACACGGGATACCTTAAATCTTGAACTCGCAAAAATAACACGCGAGGAGAAAATGACCGTTATGTTTGTAACCCATGATATCGAAGAGGCTGTTTTTCTCTCATCGAAAGTCATCGTCATGTCCGCACGCCCAGGTCAAATTAAGGAAGTCGTAGCAATTGATTTACCGAGCGAGCGTACGCTTGAATTAAAAACAGATCCGCGCTTTATCGAATATACTAAGCAATTAAGAGGTCTCCTCAATGAAAACAGTTAA
- a CDS encoding PucR family transcriptional regulator has protein sequence MISLKEIYRSIHKRFDIRLINEGLDNLDRISITSVTVMESVNIDVWATGGEFLLTSATTFPAQLDAQITLVKLMRTLNIPCLAIKPTTADFFLSPELIEVLYELKFPVFIIPVEVTYLDIMNYINAMLYNIKEYNDFRERAAYNIILKQGVFDDIIIDSFKSYDIDILELDCRVIDIHFVNAPNDNRINANFNELFKVIQLLYNNLIQSGALTEFLFVRQLNSFTTVIIGDRQQLEALDVSTLLKETFSQHPRLANDVSVGISKVDNIAKITRLQKQASFALSFSSTNQNNGNIELYENIEFFYLIYRGMGEDLDSFISDTLQSIRFGTMLFETLHTYFKCNEHLVETSKKLFIHINTLNYRLKRVENITGLSLNVTQNKIKLYLATLAEYNR, from the coding sequence TTGATCAGTCTTAAAGAGATATACCGCTCAATTCATAAGCGCTTTGACATTCGGCTTATCAACGAAGGATTGGATAACTTAGATCGTATTTCAATTACATCGGTAACTGTCATGGAGTCTGTAAATATCGATGTTTGGGCAACCGGTGGTGAATTTCTACTAACGAGTGCAACAACATTTCCAGCACAACTTGATGCGCAGATTACGCTTGTAAAATTGATGCGTACGTTAAACATCCCATGTTTGGCAATTAAACCAACAACCGCTGATTTCTTTCTGAGTCCAGAACTGATTGAGGTTCTCTATGAACTGAAGTTTCCCGTTTTCATTATTCCTGTTGAAGTAACATACCTCGATATCATGAACTATATCAATGCTATGCTCTACAACATAAAGGAATACAATGACTTCCGAGAACGCGCAGCTTACAATATCATCCTAAAACAAGGGGTATTTGATGATATTATCATTGATTCATTTAAGTCCTACGACATTGATATCTTAGAACTTGATTGCCGTGTCATTGACATTCATTTCGTCAATGCACCCAATGACAATCGAATCAATGCCAACTTCAATGAACTCTTCAAAGTCATTCAATTGTTATACAACAATTTGATTCAATCAGGGGCTCTGACAGAGTTCTTGTTTGTACGACAACTCAATAGTTTTACAACCGTCATTATAGGGGATCGCCAGCAACTTGAAGCATTGGATGTTTCAACATTGCTTAAGGAAACATTTTCGCAACATCCGCGCCTTGCAAATGATGTCTCGGTTGGAATTAGTAAGGTTGATAACATTGCGAAGATTACACGCTTGCAAAAACAAGCATCGTTTGCTTTGAGTTTCTCAAGCACAAATCAAAACAACGGCAATATCGAATTGTATGAGAATATTGAGTTCTTCTACCTAATTTATCGGGGTATGGGTGAAGACTTGGATTCTTTCATCTCGGATACATTGCAGTCCATTCGATTTGGGACGATGTTATTCGAAACATTGCACACCTACTTTAAGTGCAACGAACATCTTGTTGAGACGAGTAAGAAGTTGTTCATTCATATTAACACCTTGAATTATCGCCTCAAACGGGTTGAGAACATTACCGGGCTCAGCCTCAATGTCACACAGAATAAAATAAAGTTATATCTTGCAACACTTGCAGAATATAATCGTTAA
- a CDS encoding MFS transporter, whose product MNTDVTVNENTRYRKKALFSSMAGLGFQSMSTMMLSFALSSMIIDFGINGAAGGFISTITNIGMLVGGIIFGTLADKYGRIKIFVITIAIFSIATGMMAFATNITMVYFLRFLVGVGGGGEYGVVMSLVADAFPAEKRGRMNSFVTIAGQVGSIVAAVAAAIILPNFGWQGLFIFGATPILLAIYVHFTMDESESWKRERAQASETKEKIGIAELFKEGRAATTIKLTIMAIAQVAGYFGLMNWLPSILQKKADLSISGSSLWMIVTIVGMSLGMFVFGHVMDKFGAKKAYASFLIASALAVYLYSFAASSITILLGGAAVGFFANGMNAGYGAIVGNLYPTRIRATANNIIFNIGRAVGGFSSVAIGFLLDNYSITYAMLFLSSLYCISLITVLSLKVGKEA is encoded by the coding sequence ATGAATACAGATGTTACAGTAAACGAAAACACACGTTACCGTAAAAAAGCACTGTTTAGTTCAATGGCTGGACTTGGATTCCAAAGCATGAGCACGATGATGCTCTCGTTTGCTTTGAGTTCCATGATCATTGACTTTGGAATTAATGGTGCTGCGGGAGGATTTATCTCAACGATTACAAATATTGGGATGCTCGTTGGGGGGATCATCTTCGGTACACTTGCAGATAAATACGGTCGTATTAAGATATTCGTCATTACCATTGCGATTTTCTCGATTGCAACGGGAATGATGGCATTCGCAACAAATATTACGATGGTCTACTTCTTACGATTCTTAGTTGGAGTTGGTGGTGGTGGGGAATACGGTGTCGTAATGTCACTTGTTGCTGATGCTTTCCCAGCTGAGAAACGCGGTCGCATGAATTCCTTTGTCACCATTGCAGGACAAGTGGGAAGTATCGTAGCCGCAGTTGCTGCAGCAATTATCCTTCCTAACTTTGGATGGCAAGGACTCTTTATTTTTGGAGCAACACCTATTTTACTTGCGATCTACGTTCACTTCACAATGGATGAATCAGAATCATGGAAGCGAGAGCGTGCTCAAGCTTCTGAAACGAAAGAAAAGATTGGTATTGCTGAACTATTCAAAGAAGGACGTGCAGCAACAACAATAAAACTTACAATCATGGCAATTGCACAGGTGGCTGGATACTTTGGTCTTATGAACTGGCTGCCTTCAATCTTACAAAAGAAAGCAGATTTAAGTATTTCTGGATCTTCTCTGTGGATGATTGTTACCATTGTAGGGATGTCACTGGGGATGTTTGTCTTTGGACATGTCATGGATAAATTTGGCGCTAAAAAGGCATATGCTTCTTTCTTGATCGCATCCGCCTTGGCTGTTTACCTCTACTCATTCGCTGCGTCTTCAATAACCATTCTTTTGGGTGGTGCAGCGGTAGGGTTCTTCGCAAATGGTATGAATGCTGGATACGGTGCTATCGTAGGAAATCTATACCCAACACGTATTCGTGCTACAGCCAATAACATTATTTTCAATATCGGTCGGGCAGTTGGGGGTTTCTCATCTGTAGCGATTGGATTCTTGCTGGATAACTATTCAATTACCTATGCGATGTTATTCCTTTCAAGCTTATATTGTATTTCATTAATTACTGTACTATCATTAAAAGTAGGAAAAGAGGCATAA
- a CDS encoding nucleoside phosphorylase, with the protein MSIHLKGLKSGDLGEVTLIVGDPGRVDLIASLWDNVESVVDTSREFVLKIGEFKGRRVSVCSTGIGVGSTEIAITELLENDAKMIIRCGGCGAWRDGIAPGDIILNSGMARSEGMLSAYVPMAYPAVADPLLLAKIHNSLLNTTNKVHVGIGLTSETYYHGQGRTPSIQTRFATPKLIEYWEPRGILNCEMETAVLYILGSLYNIPVANCLVVHVSRSNEKWTSDEDYQRLHKAAAERVLVAALNL; encoded by the coding sequence ATGAGCATTCATTTAAAGGGTTTAAAATCAGGAGATTTGGGTGAAGTGACACTCATCGTTGGAGATCCTGGGCGCGTTGATCTCATTGCTTCATTATGGGATAACGTTGAGTCAGTCGTTGATACAAGCCGTGAGTTTGTACTTAAAATTGGTGAGTTCAAAGGCCGTCGCGTTTCTGTATGTTCAACAGGTATTGGTGTTGGATCGACAGAGATTGCAATTACTGAACTCCTTGAAAATGATGCAAAGATGATAATACGTTGCGGTGGATGTGGTGCTTGGCGCGATGGTATTGCTCCGGGTGATATCATTTTAAACAGTGGTATGGCCCGCTCAGAAGGCATGTTAAGTGCTTATGTCCCAATGGCGTATCCTGCTGTTGCCGATCCATTGCTACTTGCAAAAATACACAACTCCCTATTAAATACTACAAATAAGGTTCATGTCGGTATTGGTCTTACATCAGAGACCTATTACCATGGACAAGGACGTACACCATCAATTCAAACACGTTTCGCAACACCGAAATTGATTGAATATTGGGAACCACGTGGCATTTTAAACTGTGAAATGGAAACGGCAGTTCTTTACATACTCGGCTCGCTCTATAATATCCCAGTTGCAAACTGCCTTGTCGTACACGTAAGTCGCTCTAATGAAAAATGGACAAGTGATGAAGATTATCAACGACTCCATAAAGCAGCAGCTGAACGTGTCTTGGTCGCAGCACTCAATCTTTAA
- the asnA gene encoding aspartate--ammonia ligase codes for MTKTIVPKGYVSTLGNYETQTAIGFIKRCFEEALTGSLKLKRVSAPLFVARNSGLNDDLSGVERPVRFDIPALDGDEGEVVHSLAKWKRMALHDYDFRVGNGLYTDMNAIRRDEELDNLHSIYVDQWDWERVITAEQRTDTYLKETVKGLVNAIAETSSRLHTKYPDVNVTIDPRVSFVTSQELEDLYPTLTAKERENAYVKEHPTTFITQIGDVLNSGERHDGRAPDYDDWSLNGDLLFWHEPLQCAMELSSMGIRVDRDAMLRQLELANATDRLEYTFHKMIVDEKLPLTIGGGIGQSRMCMLLLGKAHIGEVQVSLWDEETRNACAGSIELL; via the coding sequence ATGACAAAAACAATCGTTCCAAAAGGGTATGTTTCAACCTTGGGAAACTATGAAACACAAACGGCAATCGGATTTATCAAACGATGCTTCGAAGAAGCATTAACAGGTAGTTTGAAACTTAAACGTGTTTCAGCGCCGCTGTTTGTAGCAAGAAACTCGGGATTGAATGATGATCTCAGCGGTGTTGAGCGTCCTGTACGTTTTGATATTCCCGCACTTGACGGGGATGAGGGTGAAGTCGTACATTCACTTGCGAAATGGAAACGTATGGCCTTGCATGATTATGACTTCCGTGTTGGTAATGGTCTTTATACTGATATGAACGCCATTCGCCGCGATGAAGAATTGGATAATTTACATTCGATTTATGTAGACCAATGGGACTGGGAGCGCGTGATTACCGCTGAACAGCGCACGGATACGTATCTTAAGGAAACAGTCAAAGGACTCGTCAATGCAATTGCTGAGACATCCAGCCGTTTGCATACAAAATATCCCGATGTAAACGTCACAATTGATCCAAGAGTCTCGTTTGTGACCAGTCAGGAACTGGAAGACCTGTATCCGACATTGACCGCCAAAGAGCGTGAAAATGCCTATGTCAAAGAACACCCGACAACATTCATCACCCAAATCGGAGATGTATTAAACAGTGGCGAACGACACGACGGTCGAGCACCGGATTATGATGATTGGTCCCTCAATGGCGACTTGCTCTTTTGGCATGAACCCTTGCAATGTGCGATGGAATTATCAAGTATGGGAATTCGTGTTGATCGCGATGCCATGCTACGGCAATTAGAACTTGCCAATGCAACCGACCGCCTGGAATATACCTTCCATAAAATGATCGTTGACGAGAAGCTTCCACTCACTATTGGTGGTGGTATCGGTCAATCCAGAATGTGTATGCTTCTGCTCGGGAAGGCTCACATTGGTGAGGTTCAAGTTTCTCTTTGGGATGAAGAGACTCGGAATGCCTGTGCCGGAAGTATCGAACTCTTGTAA
- a CDS encoding GNAT family N-acetyltransferase encodes MVELKKIDETNYVECLNLKASVADENFVDPVAWSLAEAWVLGKDSCPFAIYADGIMVGYVFMFALKENPQIINFLIDDRFQNMGYGAQAARLCVDFLVKTCDAQRISLPVDPDNIVAQKLWSKVGFSLTKDQESGYHYMRMNTMEAIA; translated from the coding sequence ATGGTTGAACTAAAAAAGATTGATGAAACCAATTACGTAGAATGTCTTAATCTTAAAGCGTCGGTCGCTGATGAAAACTTTGTTGATCCAGTCGCCTGGTCATTGGCAGAAGCTTGGGTTTTAGGAAAAGATTCATGTCCGTTTGCAATCTATGCGGATGGCATAATGGTTGGTTATGTATTTATGTTCGCACTGAAGGAGAATCCACAAATAATTAATTTCTTGATTGATGATCGGTTCCAAAACATGGGTTATGGTGCACAAGCTGCGCGACTTTGTGTTGATTTTCTTGTCAAAACGTGCGATGCTCAGCGAATTTCTTTACCGGTCGACCCTGACAATATTGTTGCACAAAAATTATGGAGCAAGGTTGGATTTAGCCTGACAAAAGATCAGGAGAGTGGATATCATTACATGCGAATGAATACAATGGAAGCCATAGCATAA
- a CDS encoding PHP domain-containing protein, translated as MNNIVKRMVKLDLHIHSAASIGKDGDKVKDNTIDNLPVLYQRLENEEVELISITDHNNFDLAMFDRIRSDIELEKTGTLKKILPGIEFDVEIENSKIHVISIFNDLNYENIKCIPEKLKKYTFDNESKKAFKESTFKNILSDLNLDVVLIAHQKSDVRAKIHNDNLSNVGEKLFDNFIALDYFDAVEFRSGKVEGMLRNYKVEHELENLRFITGTDCHVWSVYPDQDMTRQSEIKFTYMKSLCSFKGLVMALTEPKRLSTANLSIHPPHIKELSIDLSGEKVMINLASGINVIIGDNSIGKSLIVEKLFNKDYLSSSKTLKDGHDKYLKSKEMSLNIVAGLDEIQYLYKRQGGIRGDFQSDKNLKDIDFFSNKFIDLDNAAVSGEIDRYADKVIERMKQNHSIMTKNNSLNFTINIPSDVEENYYYLSILNDLKQDEASYESILVKIETILNNLSDLREEKLFESNKELDQIVGEMKKLQHIYKSKKRDTETKNRVINIINLKSRHFNSHYTLQKQGQEAQLTKYNDEKILVINKVVEAVKINSEKLIDPLQDFEEIVLSPLMNEIGEYTFVTKRIYDQIDKETMIKILMSPIKYCSYENLLLSINTDTFESKFKETETRKHNGTNVDKFELYKAITKDYYLREILAGDLLINKNNLELLTGNSPGKNALIYLDILSQDDLHQLIVIDQPGDDVAQNRVASELVAIFRSMVDNNKQVIIVTHKPELVVNLDVDNVIILKQTNNGNIEIHNGALEFENEQINVLAEVANTLDGGVETIRKRWKRYDKKSD; from the coding sequence ATGAATAATATTGTCAAAAGAATGGTAAAACTTGATTTACATATTCATAGTGCTGCAAGTATTGGGAAAGATGGTGATAAAGTTAAAGATAATACTATAGATAACTTGCCAGTACTCTATCAACGACTTGAAAACGAAGAAGTTGAACTTATTTCAATTACTGATCATAACAATTTTGATTTAGCAATGTTTGATCGAATACGGAGTGATATTGAACTAGAGAAAACTGGAACACTGAAAAAAATTCTGCCTGGAATTGAATTTGATGTAGAAATTGAGAACAGCAAAATACATGTTATCAGTATTTTCAATGACTTAAATTATGAAAACATAAAATGTATTCCGGAGAAACTTAAAAAATATACTTTTGACAATGAATCAAAAAAAGCATTTAAAGAAAGCACCTTCAAAAACATTCTCTCTGATTTGAATTTGGATGTAGTACTAATTGCGCATCAAAAAAGCGATGTGAGAGCAAAAATCCACAATGATAATTTATCGAATGTTGGCGAAAAACTTTTTGATAACTTTATTGCCCTCGACTATTTTGATGCTGTTGAATTCAGAAGTGGAAAAGTAGAAGGCATGTTAAGAAACTATAAAGTTGAGCATGAATTGGAGAATTTAAGATTCATAACTGGAACTGATTGTCATGTCTGGAGTGTCTATCCAGATCAAGATATGACAAGACAAAGTGAGATTAAGTTCACATATATGAAAAGTCTATGCAGCTTCAAGGGTCTTGTCATGGCACTAACTGAACCCAAAAGACTGTCTACAGCAAACCTAAGCATACATCCTCCCCACATTAAAGAGTTATCTATTGACTTGTCTGGAGAAAAAGTAATGATTAATCTTGCATCAGGTATTAACGTGATAATTGGAGATAATTCGATTGGCAAGAGTTTGATTGTTGAGAAATTATTTAATAAAGATTATCTGAGTTCTTCTAAAACACTGAAGGATGGTCATGATAAATATCTGAAATCAAAAGAAATGAGTCTTAATATTGTTGCTGGTTTGGACGAAATTCAGTATTTGTATAAGCGACAAGGCGGAATACGAGGTGATTTTCAATCAGACAAAAATCTAAAAGATATTGATTTCTTTAGTAATAAATTTATTGATTTAGATAATGCGGCAGTTTCAGGAGAAATTGATAGATACGCAGATAAAGTGATTGAAAGAATGAAGCAAAATCACAGCATTATGACAAAGAATAATTCGTTGAATTTCACAATTAACATACCATCTGATGTTGAAGAGAACTATTATTATCTTTCGATTTTAAATGATCTTAAGCAAGATGAGGCAAGTTATGAAAGTATACTAGTTAAGATTGAGACAATACTAAATAATCTATCAGATTTAAGAGAAGAAAAATTGTTCGAGAGTAATAAAGAGTTAGATCAAATAGTTGGTGAAATGAAGAAGTTGCAGCACATTTATAAAAGTAAAAAGAGAGATACTGAAACTAAAAATAGAGTTATTAATATTATCAACCTCAAATCTAGACACTTTAATAGTCATTATACGCTTCAAAAACAAGGGCAAGAAGCACAACTCACTAAATATAATGATGAAAAGATACTAGTTATCAACAAAGTTGTTGAGGCTGTAAAAATAAATAGTGAAAAGTTAATTGACCCCTTGCAAGATTTTGAAGAAATTGTATTAAGTCCGCTGATGAATGAGATAGGTGAGTATACTTTTGTCACCAAAAGAATATATGATCAAATAGATAAAGAAACTATGATCAAAATTCTTATGAGTCCTATAAAATACTGTAGTTATGAAAACTTGCTATTATCAATTAATACCGATACTTTTGAAAGTAAGTTTAAAGAAACCGAGACAAGAAAGCATAATGGAACCAATGTAGATAAATTTGAACTGTACAAAGCTATTACGAAGGACTATTATCTTAGAGAAATTTTGGCAGGAGATTTGTTGATTAATAAAAACAATCTTGAGTTGCTAACTGGAAATTCCCCAGGGAAAAATGCACTGATTTATCTAGACATACTATCGCAAGATGACCTTCATCAATTAATAGTAATTGATCAGCCAGGTGATGATGTAGCACAGAATAGGGTTGCAAGCGAACTTGTAGCGATTTTCAGATCTATGGTGGACAATAATAAACAAGTTATAATAGTAACTCATAAACCTGAGCTTGTGGTGAATTTGGATGTTGATAATGTAATAATTTTGAAGCAAACCAATAATGGAAATATAGAGATTCACAATGGAGCACTTGAGTTTGAAAATGAACAAATTAATGTATTGGCAGAGGTTGCAAATACATTAGATGGAGGGGTTGAAACGATCAGAAAGAGATGGAAAAGATATGATAAAAAAAGTGATTGA
- a CDS encoding DUF5677 domain-containing protein: MRYDEYLDYLDECIDYCDQRASEIIEHKEININVFDNVTNDVKEKLNGEFADTIGFLKVFHILTVDYMAEILKQYRIDCFSNQIVPNEDMFYLHTRALRTYLEVVILISNGLSDGAYARNRTNYEIISIMRVFNKYKDDASKAFRNTKINSNKWILDIEKISKDFSSRMTQWSRKNSLSNKDIALICSGDGFDYMKKWEEVYRTSNNILHVNYEGTYSSISSKGEIALNPGHSNGGIALVSDHAVQLIAIANSIFIDYMFCLGNKSQSLISLIHEFKYTNHFLVNNFRMKNDQLVV, from the coding sequence ATGAGGTACGATGAATATCTAGACTACTTAGACGAGTGTATTGATTATTGTGATCAGAGAGCGAGCGAGATTATTGAACACAAAGAAATAAATATTAATGTCTTTGACAACGTAACTAATGATGTTAAAGAGAAGCTAAATGGGGAATTTGCTGACACAATCGGCTTCTTAAAAGTGTTTCACATTTTGACAGTAGACTATATGGCCGAAATACTGAAACAATACAGAATTGATTGTTTTTCTAATCAAATAGTTCCGAATGAAGATATGTTTTATCTACACACCAGAGCTCTAAGAACCTATTTAGAAGTAGTTATATTGATAAGTAATGGACTTTCTGATGGGGCATATGCAAGAAACAGGACTAATTATGAGATAATATCGATTATGAGAGTATTCAATAAGTACAAAGACGATGCGAGCAAAGCATTTAGAAATACTAAGATTAACAGCAACAAGTGGATTTTAGACATAGAAAAAATCAGTAAGGATTTCTCAAGTAGGATGACACAATGGAGTAGAAAGAACTCTTTGAGTAATAAAGATATTGCATTGATTTGTAGTGGCGATGGTTTTGATTACATGAAGAAGTGGGAAGAAGTCTATAGAACTTCAAACAACATCTTACATGTTAATTACGAAGGTACATATAGTTCGATTTCTTCAAAGGGTGAAATTGCTCTCAACCCAGGACACTCAAATGGCGGCATTGCTCTAGTTTCAGATCATGCAGTACAGTTAATTGCAATTGCAAATTCGATCTTCATTGATTACATGTTTTGTTTGGGGAACAAATCGCAAAGTCTCATTTCACTTATTCATGAATTTAAATATACTAATCATTTTCTTGTAAATAACTTCAGAATGAAAAATGATCAACTAGTTGTATAA